In the Neisseria sp. KEM232 genome, TCTGCTGCCCGAGACGGAAGAATTGGTGCTTTACGGCAAAACCTGCCTGATTTCCCACGGCGACGAAATGTGTACCGACGACACGTCCTACCAACGTTTCCGCCGCATCATGCGTAATCAAGCCGTGCAGAAAATTCTTCTGTCCCTGCCGCAGAAATGGCGCAGGAAAATCGCTGCCGATATGCGTGCCGCCAGCAAAAAGCGCAAACGAGAAATCGGCATGGGCAGCATCTCAGACGTGACGCAAAAAGGCGTCTGCCAAGCCCTGTCGCGGCATCCGCAGGCCGAAATCCTGATCCACGGCCACACCCACCGCCCCGCCGTCCACCGCCACACCTGCGGCGGCCGCACCGTTACGCGCTACGTTTTGCCCGACTGGCACGACGGGCGCGGCGGTTTTTTGTCCGTATCGGAGAAGGGGTGCGAAATCCTGCCGCTGGTTTTGCATGAGGCCGTCTGAAAAATGTGTACCGAGGGAGCGGAAGGGGATGATTGGATAAAAAACCACATTTTCATCGGTTTGCCCGACGCAAACGGCGCGCGGAAAAAATGTGTGCTTGCTGCGGATTGCGGGTTTGTGGTATAAACCGCGTTTTACTTTTTCAGAAGTTTGGAGTTAAACCATGGCACGAGTTTGTAAAGTGACCGGAAAACGCCCGATGAGTGGCAACAACGTGTCGCACGCCAATAATAAGACCAAACGCCGTTTTTTGCCTAACTTGCAAACACGCCGTTTTTGGGTTGAGAGTGAAAACCGCTGGGTGCGCCTGCGCGTATCCAATGCAGCATTGCGCACCATCGACAAGCTCGGCATCGATGCCGTTCTGGCCGATCTGCGCGCGCGCGGCGAAGCTTGATTTTGAAGATTTTCGATTAAGGAATTACTGCTATGCGCGATAAAATCAAACTGGAATCAAGTGCCGGCACCGGTCACTTCTACACCACAACCAAAAACAAACGTACCATGCCCGGCAAACTGGAAATCAAAAAATTTGATCCCGTTGCCCGCAAACACGTTATGTACAAAGAAACCAAGCTGAAATAATCCGGTTTCGCCAAAACCGCATAAAGCCGATGGCTTTATGCGGTTTTTTACGGTTTTCAGGCGGCCGCTGCCTGCCGAATCCCACATTCGGACGGCTTCATGTTGTTGCCGCCAATATTGTTATGTTAATATTTGCAAAATGTTGACAATTCAGGCCGTCTGCAAACAAGTTCTGCCGCACTGCCGAAGCGGTGGCAGGAATTGCTGTTTTTTCAGACGGCCGTCTGAGAAGGAGAAAACCATGAATGCTGTTGTGATTGCCGTAATTGTGATGCTCGCGCTGTCGCTTTTGCGCGTACACGTTGTGTTGAGCCTCACCATCGGTGCGTTTGTCGGCGGCCTGCTGGCCGGTATGCCGCTTTCCGACGTGGCGGCAGACGGCAAAGTGGTGCACGAAGGCATCATCACCGTGTTCCAAACCGGTTTGGCCGGCGGCGCGAAAATCGCGCTTTCATACGCCATGCTCGGCGCGTTTGCGATGGCGATTACCCACTCCGGCCTGCCGCAGCAGCTGGCGGGCGCGGTGGTACGCAAACTCAACCGCAGCGGCTCGCAAACGGGTACGGGCGCGGTGAAATGGACGCTGTTGCTGCTGATTTTGGCGATGGGTGTGATGAGCCAAAACGTCGTGCCCATCCACATCGCTTTTATTCCGATGATTATCCCGCCGCTTTTGCTGGTGTTTAACCGTTTGCAGGTCGACCGCCGCCTGATTGCCTGTGTGATTACGTTCGGCTTGGTAACAACCTATATGTTTCTGCCCTATGGTTTCGGCGCGATTTTCTTAAACGAAATCCTGCTGGGCAACATCGAAAAAGCAGGGCTGAATGTCAAACATATCAACGTGATGCAGGCGATGGCCATCCCCGCGCTGGGCATGGTGGCCGGGCTGTTGCTCGCCTTTGTCCGTTTCCGCAAACCGCGCGTGTACCAAAGCAGCGAAATCGATTTGGCCGACAACCAAAGCGCCGCCGACACGCCCGTGCCCTCGTCTTACCGCAGTCTTGTTGCCGCCGTGGCGATTGCCGTGTGCTTTGCCATCCAGTTGGTTTATAAAGACGCGCTCCTGCTCGGCGCGATGGTGGGCTTTGCCGTATTCATGACGCTGGGCGTGGTAAAACGCCACGATGCCAACGATGTGTTTGGCGAAGGCATCAAAATGATGGCGATGGTGGGGTTTATCATGATTGCCGCACAGGGCTTCGCCGCCGTGATGCAGGCCACCGGCCACATTCAGCCGCTGGTTGACGGCAGTATGCAGATGTTCGGCGGCAGCAAAGGCATGGCCGCGCTGGCGATGCTCTTGGTCGGCCTGCTGGTTACAATGGGCATCGGTTCGTCGTTTTCCACCCTGCCGATTATCACCGCGATTTATGTGCCGCTGTGCATCAGCCTCGGCTTCTCACCGCTGGCAACCGTAGCGATTGTCGGCACCGCAGGCGCGCTGGGCGATGCCGGTTCGCCCGCCTCCGACTCGACGCTCGGCCCCACCATGGGCTTGAACGCCGACGGCCAGCACGACCACATCCGTGACTCGGTTATCCCCACTTTTATCCACTACAACATCCCGCTGACCGTCGCCGGCTGGATTGCCGCCATGGTGCTGTAAATGAACGAAAACGACTTGGAACACCGCATCACCGAGCTGGAAATTCAGACGGCCTTGCAGGACGATTTGATTACCCGCTTAAGCGACACCATCGCCCAAATGCGCCAAACGCTCGATTTGCAACAGGCGCAACTGCAACTGCTCTACAGCCGCCTGCAAGACAAAAACGGCAGCAGCGAAGCCGAGTCCTACAGCCTGCGCGACGAAATCCCGCCGCATTATTAGGTTTGCTGCGCCGATAGGCAGAGGCCGTCTGAAAGCGGCAGCAGGGCGCACAGCAAACGCAACATTCTGTTTTGCCTCAACGCCTTTTTCAGACGGCCTGCTTGCCGAAAACACATGCTTCGGCTACAATCCGCCGCTTTCCCGCAAGGGACGACATGAAGCATAGGCACAACCCCTATGCCCGCCAACCAAAAAGGACATTTCAAATGAAACAAGGCATTCACCCCAATTACCACGAAGTAAACATTACCTGCTCCTGCGGTAACAAATTCG is a window encoding:
- a CDS encoding UDP-2,3-diacylglucosamine diphosphatase, which codes for MRRTVFIADLHLSDDTPDLNRLFAQALRGWENDTDALYILGDLFEAWLGDDMPDKAAQDAAAALKAFSAHTPVYFICGNRDFLLGKKYAASAGMTLLPETEELVLYGKTCLISHGDEMCTDDTSYQRFRRIMRNQAVQKILLSLPQKWRRKIAADMRAASKKRKREIGMGSISDVTQKGVCQALSRHPQAEILIHGHTHRPAVHRHTCGGRTVTRYVLPDWHDGRGGFLSVSEKGCEILPLVLHEAV
- the rpmB gene encoding 50S ribosomal protein L28, yielding MARVCKVTGKRPMSGNNVSHANNKTKRRFLPNLQTRRFWVESENRWVRLRVSNAALRTIDKLGIDAVLADLRARGEA
- the rpmG gene encoding 50S ribosomal protein L33 — translated: MRDKIKLESSAGTGHFYTTTKNKRTMPGKLEIKKFDPVARKHVMYKETKLK
- a CDS encoding Na+/H+ antiporter family protein, which translates into the protein MNAVVIAVIVMLALSLLRVHVVLSLTIGAFVGGLLAGMPLSDVAADGKVVHEGIITVFQTGLAGGAKIALSYAMLGAFAMAITHSGLPQQLAGAVVRKLNRSGSQTGTGAVKWTLLLLILAMGVMSQNVVPIHIAFIPMIIPPLLLVFNRLQVDRRLIACVITFGLVTTYMFLPYGFGAIFLNEILLGNIEKAGLNVKHINVMQAMAIPALGMVAGLLLAFVRFRKPRVYQSSEIDLADNQSAADTPVPSSYRSLVAAVAIAVCFAIQLVYKDALLLGAMVGFAVFMTLGVVKRHDANDVFGEGIKMMAMVGFIMIAAQGFAAVMQATGHIQPLVDGSMQMFGGSKGMAALAMLLVGLLVTMGIGSSFSTLPIITAIYVPLCISLGFSPLATVAIVGTAGALGDAGSPASDSTLGPTMGLNADGQHDHIRDSVIPTFIHYNIPLTVAGWIAAMVL
- a CDS encoding SlyX family protein, with protein sequence MNENDLEHRITELEIQTALQDDLITRLSDTIAQMRQTLDLQQAQLQLLYSRLQDKNGSSEAESYSLRDEIPPHY